One stretch of Streptomyces hygroscopicus DNA includes these proteins:
- a CDS encoding integrase, producing MSVLIRHNGQVGHVGWRVYWVPERRSVPTDRIPVLAGMEDLSDREDRLGIHPGDPIMLSPDYRIDELLSLYLCRSGFARLAPETKRNYTDDYCLFFDFLWDRGKVWNQATDDDLADFEYWRTRASANPGKVGGSRWNRGLAALTRLYEWAERREYVVRNPVLMRDFIGRTGEVIRVPQARAKDAKTSDVHWLTPRTFRLWVNVGLRGHTAQGVPAANWVGRLEDRNAAFADLLLSSGIRLTESASLLTIEMPHTRLGGARYYPGRLAPAVTKSKRARTFYASAPVAGEVEGYMESSRADAIRRAQAKGRYERLPRMRLVTKVAGLRKKVLHWRDQDGIEGRTPLSEADVAERMTLFIEGPSGPEPLWLWLNESGLPFRPASWENVFRTASQRCAEVLDGVVAEPPFCTPHMARHSFALYMLVVLHHVVDLRMGLTPEERRDFRLLYGDPWRMVQDLLGHAQLETTREIYLAPVSDLQLRSLMADPEPTAGGEGFSRDRVTSLLARIAEESEGIQDIDAKLVPVVSA from the coding sequence ATGAGCGTGTTGATACGGCACAACGGACAGGTAGGGCATGTGGGTTGGCGGGTGTACTGGGTACCCGAGAGGCGATCGGTACCCACAGATCGGATACCCGTACTCGCGGGGATGGAGGACCTCTCCGATCGCGAGGACCGACTGGGAATCCATCCCGGTGACCCGATCATGCTGTCGCCGGACTACCGGATCGACGAGCTGCTGAGCCTTTACCTCTGCCGGTCGGGGTTCGCCAGGCTGGCACCGGAGACCAAGCGCAACTACACGGACGACTACTGCCTGTTCTTCGACTTCCTGTGGGACCGGGGCAAGGTCTGGAACCAGGCCACCGACGACGACCTCGCGGACTTCGAGTACTGGCGGACCCGGGCCAGTGCGAACCCTGGGAAGGTCGGCGGGTCTCGCTGGAACCGGGGGCTGGCCGCGCTCACCCGCCTCTATGAGTGGGCCGAGCGACGCGAGTACGTCGTACGGAACCCGGTGTTGATGCGCGACTTCATCGGCCGCACAGGCGAGGTGATCCGGGTTCCGCAGGCCCGGGCGAAGGACGCCAAGACCAGCGACGTCCACTGGCTGACACCGCGGACGTTCCGCCTTTGGGTGAATGTCGGCCTGCGCGGCCACACGGCCCAGGGGGTGCCGGCGGCGAACTGGGTGGGACGGCTGGAGGACCGCAACGCGGCCTTCGCGGATCTGCTGCTGTCGTCGGGGATACGCCTGACCGAGTCGGCGTCGCTGCTGACCATCGAGATGCCGCACACCCGGCTGGGCGGTGCCCGCTACTACCCGGGCCGCCTGGCGCCGGCGGTGACGAAGTCGAAGCGTGCTCGCACCTTCTACGCCTCCGCCCCGGTGGCTGGTGAGGTCGAGGGCTACATGGAGTCGTCGCGGGCGGATGCGATCCGGCGGGCCCAGGCCAAGGGGAGGTACGAGCGGCTGCCACGAATGCGGCTGGTCACCAAGGTCGCGGGCTTACGCAAGAAGGTGCTGCACTGGCGGGACCAGGACGGGATCGAAGGTCGGACGCCGTTGTCCGAGGCGGACGTGGCCGAGCGGATGACCCTGTTCATCGAGGGCCCGTCAGGGCCGGAACCGCTGTGGTTGTGGCTGAACGAGTCCGGGCTGCCGTTCCGGCCGGCTTCGTGGGAGAACGTCTTTCGCACCGCGTCGCAACGATGCGCCGAAGTGCTGGACGGCGTCGTCGCCGAGCCTCCGTTCTGCACCCCGCACATGGCCAGGCACTCGTTCGCCCTCTACATGCTGGTGGTCCTGCACCACGTCGTTGACCTGCGGATGGGGCTGACCCCGGAGGAGAGACGGGACTTCCGACTTCTCTACGGAGACCCGTGGCGGATGGTCCAGGACCTGCTCGGACACGCCCAGTTGGAGACGACAAGGGAGATCTACCTCGCCCCTGTCTCGGACCTTCAGCTGAGATCACTGATGGCAGATCCGGAGCCCACGGCGGGCGGGGAAGGATTCTCCCGAGACCGCGTCACCTCGCTGCTGGCCCGGATCGCCGAGGAGAGCGAGGGCATCCAGGACATCGACGCCAAGCTCGTCCCGGTGGTGTCGGCATGA
- a CDS encoding membrane protein encodes MLLCGAAAGAVAGLHAADVRRGPVPALAREYAETTAEVTVTGDPRLTRPRVRGAALAPASVVLEAEADRVTGPDGTTTTTRTPVLVTVHPRAGKERTAWLGLLPSTRLHVHGRLAPPLRDGDRIAAVVRVNGGGPPRVTGPPSAVQRLAGRLRAGLRTATDGLTPDARALLPALVVGDTSRVPPELDEAFRATDMLHLMAVSGSNLTLVLALLTGPPRLAGRAERRGLAGALGIRLRTTALLGGGLTLAFVIVCRPEPSVLRAAACGLITLLALGTGRRRSLLPALAAAVLALVLYDPWLARSYGFLLSALATGALLTIAPGWSAALRRRGVPPRLAEALAAAAAAQAVCAPVVVAMAARVSLVAIPCNLIAEVAVAPATVLGFAALAVAAVAPPLAAWIAWPAGWPAGWIAQVARTGAALPGAEADWPDGWTGALLLAVATLVVILVGRRLLRHRLLCAVCALLVLLAVVRPAPLARIITGWPPPGWRMVACCGFPVE; translated from the coding sequence GTGCTGTTGTGCGGGGCCGCCGCGGGGGCGGTCGCCGGGCTGCACGCGGCGGACGTACGCCGTGGCCCGGTGCCCGCGCTGGCCCGGGAGTACGCCGAGACCACCGCCGAGGTGACGGTCACGGGGGACCCACGGCTCACCCGGCCACGCGTGCGGGGCGCGGCGCTCGCGCCCGCGTCCGTGGTCCTGGAGGCCGAGGCCGATCGGGTCACCGGCCCCGACGGCACCACGACCACCACCCGCACCCCCGTCCTGGTGACGGTCCACCCGAGGGCCGGTAAGGAGCGGACGGCCTGGCTCGGGCTGCTGCCGTCCACCCGTCTGCATGTCCACGGGCGCCTGGCGCCGCCGCTGCGCGACGGGGACCGCATAGCGGCCGTAGTGCGCGTGAACGGCGGCGGACCCCCGCGGGTCACGGGCCCGCCCAGCGCGGTCCAGCGGCTGGCCGGGCGGCTGCGCGCCGGGCTGCGCACCGCGACCGACGGACTCACCCCGGACGCGCGGGCGTTGCTCCCGGCGCTGGTCGTGGGGGACACCTCACGGGTGCCGCCCGAACTGGACGAGGCGTTCCGGGCCACGGACATGCTCCATCTCATGGCCGTCTCCGGCAGCAATCTGACGCTGGTGCTCGCCTTGCTCACGGGTCCGCCGCGGCTGGCCGGGCGGGCCGAGCGGCGCGGTCTCGCGGGCGCGCTCGGCATCCGGCTGCGGACGACCGCCCTCCTCGGCGGCGGGCTCACGCTCGCCTTCGTCATCGTCTGCAGACCCGAGCCCAGTGTGCTGCGCGCCGCCGCCTGCGGGCTGATCACGCTGCTCGCCCTCGGCACCGGCCGCCGCCGCTCCCTGCTCCCGGCCCTGGCCGCCGCCGTCCTCGCGCTGGTGCTCTATGACCCCTGGCTGGCCCGGAGCTACGGCTTTCTGCTCTCCGCGCTGGCCACCGGCGCCCTGCTCACCATCGCACCGGGATGGAGCGCGGCTCTGCGGCGCCGTGGCGTACCGCCCCGGCTCGCCGAGGCGCTGGCAGCCGCCGCCGCGGCCCAGGCGGTCTGCGCACCGGTCGTGGTGGCGATGGCCGCGCGGGTGAGCCTGGTGGCGATTCCCTGCAATCTCATCGCCGAGGTGGCGGTCGCCCCCGCCACCGTCCTCGGGTTCGCCGCGCTCGCGGTGGCCGCCGTCGCGCCGCCGCTCGCCGCGTGGATCGCCTGGCCGGCGGGCTGGCCCGCCGGATGGATCGCCCAGGTGGCCCGTACCGGCGCGGCGCTGCCCGGGGCCGAGGCGGACTGGCCGGACGGCTGGACCGGCGCGCTGCTGCTGGCCGTCGCCACCTTGGTCGTGATCCTGGTCGGCCGCCGACTGTTGCGGCACCGCCTGCTGTGTGCCGTGTGCGCTCTGCTGGTGCTGCTGGCCGTCGTACGGCCGGCGCCCCTGGCCCGGATCATCACCGGCTGGCCACCGCCCGGTTGGCGAATGGTGGCGTGCTGCGGCTTCCCTGTTGAATGA
- a CDS encoding ABC transporter substrate-binding protein yields the protein MAALFSTPSASPIAVGSIALGSRDGPRGVAKARDEERLAREASAAEAEEVRSGEVRNEWPLGGEPEEQPRAASEGPFGDEPEGPPGDVRNGPSEEAFEGAPGGGPLRRRDRVRLALRERLPVWLQLRCGMELRTVAALAVALLAAVAFAAYHFWTGRPQTVRAPDPEPPRAAPSEPGPMPRGRLTPSGGGRTVVVDVTGKVRRPGLRKLPPGARVADALEAAGGVRPGADLSGLNRARPLVDGEQIVVGAPAGGPPAPGAAADPAAGAPNAPNGPSASSDPNVANGANAPAGPGAPGGSVSLNSATAEQLDTLPGVGPVLARHIIDYRTQHGGFRSIDELREVNGIGERRFADLRPLVRP from the coding sequence GTGGCGGCGCTCTTCTCCACACCGTCGGCGTCCCCGATCGCGGTCGGGTCGATCGCCCTGGGCAGCCGGGACGGGCCGAGGGGCGTGGCGAAGGCCCGGGACGAGGAGCGCCTGGCCAGGGAGGCGTCGGCTGCGGAGGCGGAGGAGGTACGGAGCGGGGAGGTAAGGAACGAGTGGCCCCTCGGGGGCGAGCCCGAGGAGCAGCCCCGAGCCGCGAGCGAGGGGCCGTTCGGGGACGAACCCGAGGGGCCGCCCGGGGACGTGCGTAATGGGCCGTCCGAGGAGGCGTTTGAGGGCGCGCCCGGGGGCGGGCCGCTGCGCCGACGCGACCGGGTAAGGCTCGCCCTGCGCGAGCGGCTGCCGGTGTGGCTTCAGTTGCGCTGCGGTATGGAGCTGAGAACGGTAGCCGCACTGGCGGTCGCCCTGCTCGCCGCGGTGGCCTTCGCGGCGTATCACTTCTGGACCGGCCGTCCCCAGACCGTGCGCGCACCGGATCCGGAGCCCCCGCGCGCCGCGCCCTCCGAACCCGGTCCGATGCCCAGGGGGCGGCTCACCCCATCCGGCGGGGGTCGCACGGTCGTCGTGGATGTGACCGGCAAGGTCCGCCGTCCGGGGCTGCGGAAGCTGCCGCCCGGGGCGCGGGTCGCCGACGCCCTCGAAGCGGCGGGTGGAGTACGGCCGGGCGCCGACCTGAGCGGGCTGAACCGGGCCCGGCCACTGGTGGACGGGGAGCAGATCGTCGTCGGCGCCCCCGCGGGCGGACCACCCGCACCGGGTGCGGCCGCAGATCCGGCCGCCGGCGCACCGAACGCACCCAACGGCCCGAGCGCATCCAGTGACCCGAACGTGGCCAACGGCGCGAACGCACCGGCCGGTCCCGGTGCGCCCGGTGGCTCGGTCAGCCTCAACTCCGCGACCGCCGAACAGCTCGACACCCTCCCGGGAGTCGGCCCCGTCCTGGCCCGGCACATCATCGACTACCGCACCCAGCATGGAGGTTTCCGCTCCATCGATGAACTCCGCGAGGTGAACGGCATCGGCGAGCGCCGGTTCGCCGACCTGCGCCCGCTGGTCCGGCCATGA